Proteins found in one Paenibacillus sp. FSL R10-2782 genomic segment:
- a CDS encoding ABC transporter ATP-binding protein, whose amino-acid sequence MNILEAHKIHKSYGNKLNMQEVLKGIDILIEEGEFVSIMGASGSGKTTLLNVLSSIDHVSHGSIKINDIEMTKMKEKQLAEFRKKYLGFIFQEYNLLDTLTVKENILLPLSITKTSKKEANLKFQEVATELGIYELKDKYPNEISGGQKQRTSAARAFIHEPSIIFADEPTGALDSKSASDLLNKLGQLNQKRKATIIMVTHDPVAASHCSRVIFIKDGQMYTQLHKGEQERQNFFQDIMRTQGVLGGVQYEH is encoded by the coding sequence GTGAATATTTTAGAAGCCCATAAAATTCATAAAAGCTACGGTAATAAGTTAAATATGCAGGAGGTATTAAAGGGAATTGATATCCTTATTGAAGAAGGCGAATTTGTCAGTATTATGGGGGCCTCTGGATCAGGTAAAACCACACTGCTGAATGTCCTTTCCTCCATTGATCACGTGAGCCACGGGTCCATTAAAATCAATGACATCGAAATGACGAAAATGAAGGAGAAGCAACTGGCTGAATTTCGCAAAAAATATCTGGGCTTTATTTTTCAAGAGTATAATCTGCTGGATACGCTAACCGTGAAGGAGAACATTCTTTTACCCTTATCCATCACCAAAACGTCTAAAAAAGAAGCAAACCTAAAATTTCAGGAAGTAGCTACAGAACTGGGAATTTATGAACTGAAAGATAAGTACCCTAATGAAATTTCGGGCGGACAAAAACAGCGTACATCTGCGGCTAGGGCCTTTATTCATGAGCCCAGTATTATTTTTGCTGATGAACCTACGGGTGCGCTGGATTCCAAATCAGCTTCCGATTTATTGAACAAGCTGGGCCAGCTAAACCAGAAGCGTAAAGCAACCATCATTATGGTCACGCACGATCCCGTCGCTGCCAGCCATTGCAGTAGAGTCATTTTTATTAAGGATGGACAAATGTATACACAGCTTCATAAAGGTGAACAAGAAAGACAAAACTTCTTCCAAGATATCATGAGAACCCAAGGGGTCTTAGGCGGGGTCCAATATGAACATTAA
- a CDS encoding ABC transporter permease, whose amino-acid sequence MNINLLILKNLKKNLKNYYLYVFALVFSVALYFAFVTLQYDPSMDEVKGSVKGAASIRAASVLLVAIVCIFLLYANNIFIKRRSKEIGLFQLIGMTKNKIFRILSAENLILYFSSLFIGIGVGFSFSKLVIMILFKTTGVEAIATLYFSNQALTQTLIVFGIIYLLIMVMNYSFIKRQSILSLFRVTSTTEGKIKKISIFEMIIGIIGISFIALGYYVSSKLFGGDFTSMNELFMAMVFILGSVIIGTLLFYKGSIRFISNIIRKGKGGYLNINEVLSLSSIMFRMKSNALLLTIITTVSALAIGLLSLSYIAYYSADQAAEDNVPSHFAMTNVADAEKFTTLLQEHDIQYREKKIEVIQVSVSTTQILETPQEGLNIGANSMTLPVISDESVEATDVSPGQTILMGYNDMLQKFMSLKSFGPLDLKGKKEVIHQQYLGLKKEYVIPHYFTAGGLPTVIVDETIFERLKKDVNPEIQKKSSLYIGIDMMNEDQIKEADRLFKAANFNDQQTSRFEMSSNQKRKMGVIMFVVGFLGLTFLITSGCILYFKQMDESEDEKNNYTVLRKLGFTQGDLLRGIKIKQLFNFGIPLVIGLSHSYFAVQSGWFLFGTEIWMPMIIVMVLYTALYSIFGILSILYYKKVIKAAL is encoded by the coding sequence ATGAACATTAATCTGCTCATTCTAAAGAATTTGAAAAAAAACCTGAAAAATTATTACCTTTATGTTTTTGCTCTCGTTTTCAGTGTTGCGCTCTATTTCGCTTTTGTCACATTACAATACGATCCCTCCATGGACGAAGTGAAGGGCTCTGTTAAAGGTGCAGCTTCCATACGGGCAGCATCCGTCCTGCTGGTCGCTATTGTCTGTATTTTCCTTTTGTATGCTAATAATATCTTTATAAAAAGACGCAGCAAAGAAATTGGCCTATTTCAACTGATCGGAATGACTAAAAACAAAATTTTTCGCATCCTAAGTGCTGAAAACTTAATTCTATACTTCAGTTCACTATTCATTGGAATTGGGGTTGGATTCTCTTTTTCCAAATTAGTGATCATGATTTTATTTAAGACGACGGGCGTCGAAGCCATTGCCACTCTATATTTCTCTAACCAAGCACTGACTCAAACACTCATCGTTTTTGGTATCATCTACCTGTTGATCATGGTCATGAATTATTCCTTTATTAAAAGACAAAGTATTTTGTCTTTGTTCAGAGTGACCTCAACCACCGAAGGGAAAATCAAGAAAATATCTATCTTTGAGATGATCATTGGGATCATTGGAATTTCATTCATCGCTTTAGGATACTATGTTTCTTCCAAATTGTTTGGTGGAGACTTTACATCCATGAATGAATTATTTATGGCTATGGTGTTTATTCTAGGCTCTGTCATCATCGGAACACTTCTTTTTTATAAAGGATCTATCCGCTTTATTTCAAATATCATTAGAAAAGGTAAAGGCGGCTATTTAAACATTAATGAGGTGCTGTCTCTCTCATCCATTATGTTCCGCATGAAATCCAATGCTTTGTTGTTGACCATTATTACGACGGTATCGGCACTTGCCATCGGTTTACTCTCCTTAAGCTATATCGCCTATTATTCTGCGGATCAAGCGGCTGAGGACAATGTACCTTCCCATTTTGCAATGACGAATGTAGCGGATGCGGAGAAATTCACAACGTTACTTCAGGAGCATGACATACAGTATCGTGAAAAGAAAATTGAAGTCATTCAAGTCAGTGTGAGCACAACGCAAATTCTGGAGACTCCTCAGGAAGGATTAAATATCGGTGCGAATTCCATGACGCTGCCTGTCATAAGCGATGAATCTGTGGAGGCTACGGATGTATCTCCAGGTCAAACGATTTTAATGGGCTATAATGATATGTTGCAGAAATTTATGTCCTTGAAAAGCTTTGGCCCATTGGACTTGAAGGGAAAAAAAGAAGTCATACATCAACAATATTTGGGTCTAAAAAAGGAATATGTTATTCCCCATTATTTTACAGCCGGCGGACTACCCACTGTCATTGTAGACGAAACCATCTTTGAGCGGTTAAAGAAAGATGTAAATCCTGAGATTCAAAAGAAATCATCCTTATATATTGGAATTGATATGATGAATGAGGACCAGATCAAAGAAGCCGATCGCCTCTTTAAAGCCGCCAATTTTAATGACCAACAAACATCACGCTTTGAAATGAGCAGCAATCAGAAGAGAAAGATGGGGGTGATCATGTTTGTAGTTGGATTTTTAGGACTCACCTTTCTCATTACATCAGGCTGTATCCTTTATTTTAAGCAAATGGATGAGAGCGAAGACGAAAAAAACAATTATACGGTGTTGAGAAAATTAGGGTTCACACAAGGGGACCTGCTTAGAGGCATTAAAATAAAACAACTCTTTAACTTCGGCATTCCATTAGTAATCGGCCTTTCACACAGCTATTTCGCCGTCCAATCCGGCTGGTTCTTGTTTGGAACTGAAATTTGGATGCCTATGATCATCGTTATGGTACTATACACCGCCTTATATTCCATTTTCGGGATACTATCCATCCTGTATTATAAAAAAGTCATTAAAGCAGCATTATAA
- a CDS encoding aldo/keto reductase family protein, which translates to MKYRNVGSSGLKISEIGLGSWLTYGTAAEQEAAHTCIAKAFELGINFFDTANAYNRGEGEKAMGAALKPYRRESYVLSTKVYFPMDSGPNDRGLSRKHMMEQCEASLQRLGTDYIDIYFCHRYDQETPLEETLRALDDLQAQGKILYAAVSEWSAAQLTDAYGIGKRLNLRPLIANQPIYNMFERYIEREVLPVSGQLGIGQIVFSSLAQGVLTGKYKPGQPVPTGSRGADASVNHVINSYMNDAVLNCVQELDKLAKDLGISLSQLALAWILRDPGVSAALIGATKPAQIEENVKAVEVTLQQEQCDEIERILKQVEGFEPLR; encoded by the coding sequence ATGAAATATAGAAATGTAGGCAGCAGTGGTCTTAAAATCAGTGAAATTGGTTTGGGTAGTTGGTTGACGTACGGCACAGCCGCCGAGCAGGAAGCAGCTCATACCTGTATTGCCAAAGCCTTTGAACTCGGGATTAATTTCTTCGATACCGCCAATGCGTATAATCGGGGTGAGGGCGAAAAGGCTATGGGAGCCGCCTTGAAGCCTTATCGAAGAGAAAGCTACGTGTTATCTACGAAGGTTTACTTTCCTATGGATTCCGGTCCTAATGACAGGGGACTGTCCCGCAAGCACATGATGGAGCAATGCGAGGCTAGTCTTCAACGTCTTGGCACGGATTACATCGACATTTACTTCTGTCACCGTTACGATCAGGAGACTCCTTTGGAAGAGACGCTGCGGGCTCTAGATGACCTTCAGGCTCAAGGCAAGATCCTGTATGCTGCGGTAAGCGAATGGAGTGCTGCACAGCTCACAGATGCCTATGGCATTGGGAAAAGGCTGAATCTGCGCCCGCTGATTGCCAACCAGCCGATCTATAATATGTTCGAGCGTTATATCGAGCGCGAGGTACTACCCGTATCTGGGCAGCTAGGTATCGGCCAAATTGTATTTTCTTCGCTGGCCCAAGGTGTGCTCACAGGTAAATACAAACCGGGACAACCTGTACCGACAGGCAGTCGCGGGGCCGATGCCTCGGTCAATCATGTCATTAACAGTTATATGAACGATGCTGTTCTTAACTGTGTACAGGAACTGGATAAGCTGGCGAAGGATCTGGGCATCAGTCTGTCACAGCTTGCTCTGGCCTGGATACTTAGAGATCCGGGTGTCAGCGCTGCACTCATTGGGGCCACTAAACCGGCACAGATCGAAGAGAATGTGAAAGCAGTGGAGGTGACGCTTCAACAGGAGCAATGTGATGAAATTGAGCGGATTCTGAAGCAAGTAGAGGGATTTGAGCCTTTGCGTTAA
- a CDS encoding radical SAM protein, whose amino-acid sequence MSIENKYKALELEKPGIYELEGLEVGVTSNCNFKCDYCCAYQRNDGQCISSKEVIRIIDEIPTLKRVRLSGGEVTLKYEDCLDIVAHCSSKGIATQLNTNASLLSPERIERLRDAGLSNIHISFNFTDPEKYAAYYHVHPRMYETIAQNIRLCTEAKLETVLETLLFAETQNNMPAISEKVYELGVRIHEIQNSIVIDHTNWNAISTKEALVRSVHDLIAHKKDDTMLYFTCMDRFAEALGFKEQPGVYFSNCVDGKKQLHLHGNGDILICELCHPVVIGNIYDGTSLKDIYTHKPKPLQEFLDKLPCPAYDALFPNGI is encoded by the coding sequence GTGAGTATAGAGAACAAATATAAAGCACTTGAACTGGAAAAGCCGGGCATCTACGAGCTGGAGGGATTGGAAGTCGGGGTCACCTCCAATTGCAACTTCAAGTGTGATTATTGCTGCGCATATCAGCGGAATGATGGACAATGCATCAGCAGTAAAGAAGTGATACGCATCATTGATGAAATTCCCACCTTAAAGCGCGTGCGGCTGTCCGGGGGAGAAGTGACCTTGAAGTATGAGGACTGTCTGGACATTGTGGCTCACTGTTCGAGCAAGGGAATTGCTACTCAGCTTAACACCAATGCCAGCTTGCTCAGTCCTGAACGGATTGAGAGGTTGCGGGATGCAGGTCTTTCCAACATTCATATTTCCTTCAACTTCACGGACCCTGAAAAATATGCGGCATATTATCATGTTCATCCGCGCATGTATGAGACAATCGCCCAGAATATTCGGTTATGTACCGAAGCCAAGCTGGAAACGGTGCTGGAGACTTTGCTATTTGCCGAGACGCAAAACAACATGCCGGCAATCAGCGAGAAAGTATATGAACTAGGTGTACGAATTCATGAAATCCAAAATAGCATCGTGATAGATCATACGAACTGGAACGCCATTTCCACCAAGGAGGCACTTGTCCGTTCTGTTCATGACCTGATTGCCCATAAAAAGGACGATACCATGCTGTATTTCACCTGTATGGATCGTTTTGCAGAAGCACTGGGCTTCAAGGAGCAGCCGGGTGTTTATTTTTCCAACTGCGTAGATGGTAAAAAGCAGCTTCACCTTCACGGGAACGGCGATATTCTGATCTGCGAGCTGTGCCATCCTGTGGTCATCGGCAATATTTATGACGGAACGTCCTTAAAGGATATTTACACACATAAACCGAAGCCGCTTCAGGAATTTCTCGACAAACTGCCTTGCCCAGCATATGATGCGCTTTTTCCGAACGGAATCTGA
- a CDS encoding histidine phosphatase family protein, whose protein sequence is MKRLVFACMLSLLLMTPIQIVGAAGNTAEARPVKPELLSSLRQGGYILFVRHGEATLGEDQPNLVLGDCSLQRNLSEEGKRQALLFGERIKSLQIPIQTPVIASPFCRTRETAELAFGAENVHVDPFWVRIYNLSGDVTAAEKESTLAELTSVLEKVPPSGTNKVIIAHSFPQGIGLGEIPNLGTVVVKPRGQGNGFDIVDRISLAEWSSVP, encoded by the coding sequence GTGAAAAGGTTAGTTTTTGCATGCATGCTTTCTTTACTCCTTATGACTCCGATACAAATCGTGGGAGCAGCTGGTAATACAGCGGAAGCTAGACCAGTTAAACCAGAGTTACTAAGTTCTCTTCGTCAGGGTGGATACATTCTGTTCGTTAGGCACGGTGAAGCAACGCTAGGAGAAGATCAACCTAATCTCGTCTTAGGCGATTGCTCACTCCAAAGGAATCTTTCCGAGGAAGGTAAAAGACAAGCCTTACTTTTTGGGGAAAGGATAAAGAGCTTACAAATCCCCATTCAAACTCCAGTTATAGCAAGTCCCTTTTGTCGAACAAGGGAAACGGCAGAATTAGCTTTTGGAGCAGAAAATGTTCATGTAGATCCCTTCTGGGTTAGAATTTACAATCTAAGTGGTGATGTAACCGCAGCAGAGAAGGAAAGTACATTAGCCGAACTGACTTCTGTGTTAGAGAAAGTTCCACCTTCTGGGACCAACAAAGTTATCATTGCTCACAGTTTCCCTCAAGGCATTGGTTTGGGCGAGATTCCGAACTTGGGTACTGTAGTTGTGAAGCCAAGAGGACAGGGAAACGGTTTTGATATTGTAGACAGGATATCTTTGGCTGAGTGGTCGAGTGTGCCGTGA
- a CDS encoding DsrE/DsrF/DrsH-like family protein translates to MDKKMNLLMFSGDYDKAMAGLILANTARELDVDVTMFFAFWGLFLVRDPDKMTLEDKTIYEKIMGWMTPKGPEELPLSKMNFSGLGKLMLTEMIEDNEAPKLIHFLKGARKKNVKFYACKLSVDIMGFKPEEFIPELEIIEAKTYLRDALESDMQLFI, encoded by the coding sequence GTGGACAAAAAGATGAACCTGCTCATGTTCAGCGGGGATTACGATAAGGCGATGGCTGGACTTATTTTAGCGAATACGGCTCGGGAATTGGACGTGGACGTGACGATGTTTTTTGCGTTCTGGGGACTATTTCTGGTACGTGATCCTGATAAGATGACGCTTGAGGACAAGACGATTTATGAAAAAATCATGGGCTGGATGACTCCAAAAGGACCTGAGGAGCTGCCATTGTCCAAAATGAATTTTAGCGGTCTGGGCAAGCTGATGCTGACGGAAATGATCGAAGATAACGAAGCCCCGAAACTGATTCACTTTTTGAAGGGGGCACGGAAAAAGAACGTCAAATTTTATGCCTGCAAGCTATCCGTGGACATTATGGGTTTTAAACCGGAAGAATTTATACCTGAACTGGAAATTATCGAGGCCAAGACATATCTCAGGGATGCGCTCGAATCCGATATGCAGCTGTTCATATAA
- a CDS encoding aminotransferase class V-fold PLP-dependent enzyme — translation MLKARIGSNNSAYQPSREAFFARYREGTIGYRQTFESPYGQKKLVYADWAASGRLYRPIESRIANDLGPFVANTHTESNLTGTLMTQAYEEAKRIIKNHVHANEHDIILFAGSGMTGAINKLQRMLGLKIHEKLKHHYPIAEKERPVIFVTHMEHHSNHISWAETIGDVVCIPPAPDGTVDPANLERLLLQFRHRPTKIGAFTACSNVTGFEPPIYQLSRKMHEHGGVCFIDFSASAPYAAINMHPAEPLERLDGIVFSPHKFLGGPGTSGVLIMDSRLCLNCAPDQPGGGTVSWTNPWGGYEYKDNIEAREDGGTPAFLQAMRTALCIQLKEQMGHSRILEREKELTSLLLNGLDEIPGLHILGGKSEHRLSIVSFVVDHIHYNLIVKLLNDRFGIQVRGGCSCAGTYGHYLLGIDQQTSNQMSDLIHVGDLSRKPGWVRLSLHPMMTHQEVSYLISSIRMVVENILAWQKDYAYQPDSNEWRCRYEHQKIDVSKWFNFSN, via the coding sequence ATGCTCAAAGCTCGGATCGGAAGCAACAATAGTGCATATCAGCCTTCTAGAGAGGCTTTTTTCGCACGATATCGGGAAGGAACGATCGGATATCGTCAAACCTTTGAATCTCCATACGGGCAAAAAAAGCTGGTGTATGCGGATTGGGCAGCCAGCGGTCGTCTGTACAGGCCCATCGAGTCCAGAATAGCTAATGATCTCGGCCCTTTTGTGGCCAATACCCATACAGAGTCTAATCTGACAGGTACCTTGATGACCCAAGCCTACGAAGAGGCAAAGCGAATCATTAAAAACCACGTTCATGCCAACGAGCACGACATCATTCTGTTTGCCGGGTCCGGTATGACAGGGGCCATAAATAAGCTTCAACGCATGTTGGGATTGAAAATACATGAGAAATTAAAGCATCACTACCCTATCGCTGAAAAAGAACGCCCCGTTATTTTTGTCACACATATGGAGCATCACTCGAATCATATTTCCTGGGCGGAAACGATTGGAGACGTTGTGTGCATTCCTCCCGCTCCTGATGGTACCGTTGATCCGGCAAATCTGGAACGCTTGCTGCTTCAGTTCCGTCATCGTCCTACCAAGATCGGCGCTTTCACAGCCTGCTCCAATGTGACGGGATTTGAGCCGCCGATTTACCAGCTATCCCGAAAAATGCATGAGCATGGCGGCGTTTGTTTCATTGATTTTTCCGCAAGCGCTCCTTATGCCGCGATCAACATGCATCCCGCAGAGCCGCTTGAAAGATTGGATGGGATTGTATTTTCTCCCCACAAATTTCTCGGAGGCCCCGGAACAAGCGGCGTCTTAATTATGGATTCCAGACTGTGTCTTAACTGCGCCCCGGATCAACCCGGAGGTGGCACAGTAAGCTGGACCAACCCTTGGGGTGGGTACGAGTATAAAGATAATATCGAGGCACGCGAGGATGGGGGAACTCCTGCATTTCTACAGGCGATGCGAACGGCGCTCTGCATCCAACTGAAGGAACAGATGGGCCACAGTCGCATTTTGGAGCGCGAAAAGGAATTAACGTCATTATTGTTAAACGGGCTGGACGAAATACCGGGCCTGCACATACTAGGGGGAAAAAGTGAACATCGGCTAAGTATTGTTTCGTTCGTGGTCGACCATATCCACTACAATCTGATCGTAAAATTATTGAATGATCGGTTCGGAATTCAGGTCCGGGGCGGCTGCTCTTGTGCAGGAACCTACGGACACTATTTGCTGGGCATTGATCAACAAACCTCTAATCAAATGTCAGACCTCATCCATGTGGGAGATCTATCGAGAAAACCCGGCTGGGTACGCCTGTCCCTCCATCCCATGATGACCCATCAGGAAGTCTCCTATCTGATCTCTTCCATACGAATGGTTGTGGAAAATATCTTAGCGTGGCAAAAGGATTATGCGTACCAGCCTGACTCCAACGAGTGGCGATGCAGGTATGAACATCAAAAAATAGACGTCAGCAAATGGTTCAATTTTAGTAATTAG
- a CDS encoding DUF1036 domain-containing protein, protein MGLNFRNSTNAPIYVAYAYPNFSCSPVNYAKIGWYRVDPGQTREVWKGYAGGNTFYYYAESSFGRTWSGSYYTQIPNQAFHWCWNVGCTTCRNLGMRRIPVSSIYANYTIDLVTSTSQRATQSDNVRTALPSKQSKEESLVVRTPKAAKKVKQGTPITLNRRVFPEKLRRK, encoded by the coding sequence ATGGGTCTCAATTTCCGGAACAGTACCAATGCACCTATCTATGTTGCCTACGCCTATCCGAATTTCAGCTGTAGTCCTGTCAACTATGCCAAGATCGGCTGGTATCGTGTAGATCCTGGGCAAACAAGAGAGGTTTGGAAAGGATATGCCGGAGGTAATACGTTCTATTACTATGCCGAAAGCAGCTTCGGACGCACATGGTCAGGCTCCTATTATACCCAAATCCCTAACCAGGCTTTCCATTGGTGTTGGAACGTAGGGTGTACGACCTGTAGAAATCTAGGGATGCGCCGGATTCCGGTCAGCTCAATCTATGCAAATTACACGATTGACCTTGTTACCAGCACCAGCCAAAGAGCAACTCAATCCGATAATGTCCGCACAGCCTTGCCTTCCAAACAAAGCAAAGAAGAATCCTTGGTCGTTAGAACGCCTAAAGCGGCTAAAAAGGTGAAACAGGGAACACCTATAACACTCAATCGTAGAGTATTTCCTGAAAAGCTAAGAAGAAAATAA
- a CDS encoding LLM class flavin-dependent oxidoreductase, with protein MEIGISTFVETTPDTQTGEVISHAQRIREVVEEIVLADRVGLDVYGVGEHHRKDYAASAPAVILAAAASQTQRIRLTSAVTVLSSDDPVRVFQDFATLDGISNGRAEIMAGRGSFIESFPLFGYDLDNYDELFEEKLELLLKIRDSEKVTWKGGHRPAINNLGVYPRPVQNPLPVWIGSGGNQESVVRAGLLGLPLVLAIIGGSPVQFAPLVELYKKAAAHAGHDASLLPVASHSHGFIAENTELAADKFFPSTQQSMNVLGRERGWGPYTRSSFDAARSFEGALYVGDPDTVAKKIIHLRKQVGVTRFLLHVPVGTMPHEDVMRAIELLGTEVAPRVREEISNWEAESK; from the coding sequence GTGGAGATAGGTATCAGCACATTTGTAGAAACAACGCCGGATACACAAACGGGTGAGGTCATCAGTCATGCGCAACGAATACGTGAAGTTGTCGAGGAGATTGTGCTTGCCGATCGGGTAGGATTGGATGTATATGGAGTGGGAGAGCATCATCGTAAAGACTATGCGGCATCTGCACCTGCGGTAATATTGGCTGCGGCTGCTTCGCAGACCCAGCGGATTCGGCTGACCAGCGCGGTCACGGTGCTTTCATCGGATGATCCGGTGCGGGTGTTTCAGGATTTCGCCACATTGGATGGCATCTCCAATGGACGAGCTGAGATTATGGCAGGACGGGGTTCCTTTATCGAATCGTTCCCACTGTTTGGTTATGATCTGGATAACTATGACGAACTATTTGAAGAAAAACTCGAACTGTTATTGAAAATACGGGATTCTGAAAAAGTCACCTGGAAGGGCGGACATCGGCCTGCGATCAATAATCTGGGTGTGTATCCACGTCCGGTTCAGAACCCGTTGCCCGTATGGATTGGTAGCGGGGGCAATCAGGAATCTGTTGTTCGCGCGGGCTTGCTCGGATTGCCGTTGGTTCTGGCGATTATTGGCGGTAGTCCTGTGCAGTTTGCGCCGCTTGTGGAGCTGTATAAAAAAGCGGCTGCACACGCAGGGCACGACGCATCATTACTTCCGGTTGCATCACACTCACATGGTTTTATCGCAGAAAATACCGAGCTTGCAGCCGACAAGTTTTTTCCTTCCACCCAGCAAAGCATGAATGTCCTTGGGCGTGAGCGTGGATGGGGTCCCTACACCCGTTCCAGCTTCGATGCCGCCCGTAGCTTTGAAGGGGCGCTGTATGTAGGTGATCCTGATACAGTTGCCAAGAAAATCATTCACCTGCGCAAGCAGGTAGGCGTTACACGCTTTCTGTTGCACGTACCTGTAGGTACGATGCCGCACGAGGATGTTATGAGAGCCATTGAGCTATTGGGAACAGAGGTAGCTCCGCGTGTTCGCGAGGAAATATCCAATTGGGAAGCTGAGAGCAAATAA
- a CDS encoding AIM24 family protein: MAFVINNLKDNNNVAITDQLGGFSVLEYISDLSCTSVAAAEANYYMSKSNMRRKQLMIEINNSEIMMKAGAMQYTVGNMEMTTGVKGVGGLMRNLVSGAVTGTSAIKPLYKGTGTIMLEPTYSYIWLIDVDNDHIAIEDGLFLACETTLDISVVARSNLSSAALGGEGLFNLSARGKGVLALQAPIPSEEAVVVELQNDVLKVDGNFALMWSNTLQFTVEKSGKTKLGSAASGEGLVNVYRGSGTVWLAPL; this comes from the coding sequence ATGGCTTTTGTCATCAATAACCTAAAGGATAACAACAATGTTGCCATCACAGACCAATTAGGTGGATTTAGCGTATTAGAATACATATCGGATTTAAGCTGCACCTCGGTTGCGGCTGCGGAAGCCAATTACTATATGAGCAAAAGTAACATGCGCCGCAAGCAGCTCATGATCGAAATCAACAATAGTGAAATCATGATGAAGGCGGGGGCCATGCAATATACGGTAGGCAATATGGAGATGACTACCGGCGTAAAAGGCGTAGGGGGCCTAATGCGAAATTTGGTGTCCGGTGCGGTAACGGGAACAAGTGCCATCAAACCTCTCTATAAGGGCACGGGTACGATTATGCTGGAACCCACTTATAGTTACATTTGGCTCATTGATGTCGATAATGATCACATTGCCATCGAAGACGGCTTGTTTTTAGCTTGTGAAACTACGCTGGACATATCCGTCGTTGCTCGTAGCAACCTTTCCTCGGCCGCACTGGGTGGAGAGGGATTATTTAATTTAAGCGCCCGGGGAAAAGGAGTTCTTGCCCTGCAAGCGCCTATCCCATCCGAGGAAGCCGTCGTTGTTGAATTGCAAAACGATGTGCTAAAGGTAGACGGCAATTTTGCTCTCATGTGGTCTAATACCCTACAGTTTACCGTCGAGAAATCTGGAAAGACCAAGCTTGGCTCTGCCGCTTCTGGCGAAGGGCTGGTCAATGTGTACAGGGGAAGCGGAACCGTTTGGCTGGCACCGTTATAA
- a CDS encoding zinc ribbon domain-containing protein YjdM encodes MSNLPNCPKCNSEYTYEDRSLFICPECAHEWSSESEAANNEDVKVIKDANGNVLKDGDSVTVIKDLKVKGSSSVLKIGTKVKNIRLVEGDHDIDCKIDGFGAMKLKSEFVKKN; translated from the coding sequence ATGTCTAATTTGCCAAATTGTCCGAAATGTAATTCAGAGTACACCTACGAGGACCGGAGTCTTTTCATTTGCCCGGAATGCGCTCATGAGTGGTCTTCCGAATCAGAAGCAGCAAACAATGAAGATGTAAAAGTCATCAAGGATGCCAATGGTAACGTTCTAAAGGACGGCGATTCTGTAACCGTCATTAAAGACCTTAAAGTCAAAGGAAGCTCATCCGTACTGAAAATTGGCACAAAAGTAAAGAATATACGTCTGGTGGAAGGCGATCATGATATTGATTGCAAAATTGATGGCTTCGGAGCGATGAAATTAAAATCGGAGTTTGTGAAAAAGAACTAG